The region GCAAGGGCGGCATTGATGTGTTTGTTTTCCCCAAAGCGACCTGCAACCGTTGTAAGTTCCGGGACCAGTGCACCCGTCACGGCAAGGGAAAGACGATTGAGCTGCATTCGCAGGAAGAGCGGCGGCGGGAGATTCTGGCCGAGATGGCCACAGAAGAATTCCGAACGCTGTACGTGAAGCGGGCCAAGGTGGAGCGAAAAGTGGCGCACCTGATTCGCAAAGGAATGCGTCAAGCCAGATATATAGGCAGAACCAAAACGCTCCTTCAGGTCGCGTTTACCGCAGCAGTGGTGAATATCAAACGGCTCTATACACTTACCCGGGACCAAGTCTGCCCATCGGTCGGGCTCCCAGCGGTCCTGGTGGGTCAGTAAGGGCCATAGGGGATAGAATCAAACGTTATTCTTTCCGGCATATCCCTAAATTGAGGTGACGGGCCGCCTTTTTAACCATGATGGGTACTCAATGGCCACAGTATACAGGGGTTTCGAAACACTCTCCTAGAATGCGGTCGGCGATGACTTCGGTGCCGGGTTTTTTCCAGTCCTCGGCCATAACCGACCACTGTACGATAGCCAGTTTTTGCTCTTTGGCGAGCTGCAGGACCAGTGGATCACGAAAGCCGTGCGGTGGTCGTAAAAGCTTAGGGCGCGTCCCGGTTGCATTTCCGATGACTTCCACGCTTTTGGCCATCTCCGCCGCGATCTGGGCTTCATCCAGCTTGAGGAGGTCAGAGTGGGTATAAGTATGGCTGCCTATCAAATGCCCTTTTTGGGCTATCGCTTTGGCTGCTTCAGGGTAATTTTCTGCATTTTGTCCGATAAAGAAGAAGGTCGCCTTCACGTCATATTTAGCGAGGATATCCAGCAATTGCAAAGTATAAGGCGGATTGGGGCCGTCGTCAAAGGTTAAGGCTACTACTTTATCGGACTGTGAGCCCTGATAGATAACCGGACCGTAAAAAGAACTCGTGGGCAAAACGGCGTTTAGGGTAAGGTAAGTACCTACGAGGATGGTCGCTATAGCCAAAGCCAGAGCCGGCCGCCAAGGCCGCCGGAGAATGTGCAAATAGTCCAAAAGCAGAGCGATGAGGACCAGAACGGTGGCTATTGCCAGCAAAGTGGTTAATCGCATAGGCGTATCCAGCATGGTAATCTATCCAGTCCTTATATTAAAACCTTCGTTGTCAACGTCTTAAGAAATGGTGTCGAATGACCGCCAAGTTCTGAAATACTCTAATCCCAAAGGCCAACAGGGCTACATAGTACAAATCAATGCCAATCCGTTCCCCGATATAGACAAGGCCGGCAGCCAAGAGCGCATTGGTGAAAAAACCGGTCATAAAAACCAGATTATCAAATTTCCCTTCCAACCCCGCTCGTAAGCCGCCAAATACCGTGTCCAGCGAAGCCAGCAAAGCCACGGACAAATATTTCGCATACTCCATTGGCATACTCACGGGCAAAAAGGTGCCAATTAAAAGCCCGATAATGAGTCCAACGACAGGTAAAATCATCTATTTCCCTCCGTCCTGAACAGGCTGGGCGTAATTGAAGCGAAAAGTGCCCTTAAAGGCGGGAATTTGCACGTTGGCAGACTGCTTTACTTCAATCCGGATACCCCAGAACTGCAGCGTTTCTATTACTCCGCCGCGAAGTTTCAGCGCATTTTCCAACGTCACCGGATCGCCGATAGCTTTGATTTCAAACGGCGCGGCAAAATTCGTATTGTTAATGGATATATAAGGCCCGGCGGAGCGGACTTCCGAAGAAGCTATGAGGCGCTGCCCGTTGATGGATATGGCCTCTGCGCCGGCTGCCCGCAGTTCGTTGAGAACTTTTAAGAGGTCTTCATCTTTTATCAGGTATAAATTGGGGTTATTGCTTCGGGGCGGCGCGGCTGGCTTGGTGTCGTCTACCGTGACAATGACGCCGGCGCCTCGCAGCGGTACAAGCCCGGCTCCCATCCTGACAGATTCCAGTTCCGCAGACGCCGCACCCCCAGCATTGGATTGACGCAGGTCGCGTATCTGGTCTAGTAGAGCGTTGCGCTCTTTTTCCATCTGAATTACCCGTTGCGTAAGATCCTCAACCCGCTGGTACTTTGGGGAGGAACGGATGTCCTGAGTGGCGCGGAACTGTACGGCCAGCATAATTCCTAAAACAACACAGACTAAGGCGATAGAGAAGTGTCCCTGTTTTTGCAATATATCACTCCTAAATATAAGGACATAATTTGGGGTGGGATCAAGAGACTTGACAGGAGCGCTTGCCACCCATTACTATTATACATATGAACATATAATCACACAAGATGATGTTTTGCTTTTTCTCTGGTAATTACATGAGGAAAAAGTGGGATATCACTTGTGGGTTGGAGGTAGTAAATTCAATTATGGGGCAGGCCGGTTTCAAGTTTTGCCCCTCCTGCGGATCGAGCCTTGAACCGGCGGCATGTAAAGGCTGCGGCGCGAAGCTGCCGCCGGCGGCCGCTTTCTGCCCGGGCTGCGGAACAAAGGTTTAAGGGGTAACTCTAATTTGAGGTGACGTATGA is a window of Selenomonadales bacterium 4137-cl DNA encoding:
- a CDS encoding DUF881 domain-containing protein yields the protein MLQKQGHFSIALVCVVLGIMLAVQFRATQDIRSSPKYQRVEDLTQRVIQMEKERNALLDQIRDLRQSNAGGAASAELESVRMGAGLVPLRGAGVIVTVDDTKPAAPPRSNNPNLYLIKDEDLLKVLNELRAAGAEAISINGQRLIASSEVRSAGPYISINNTNFAAPFEIKAIGDPVTLENALKLRGGVIETLQFWGIRIEVKQSANVQIPAFKGTFRFNYAQPVQDGGK
- a CDS encoding small basic family protein; amino-acid sequence: MILPVVGLIIGLLIGTFLPVSMPMEYAKYLSVALLASLDTVFGGLRAGLEGKFDNLVFMTGFFTNALLAAGLVYIGERIGIDLYYVALLAFGIRVFQNLAVIRHHFLRR
- a CDS encoding polysaccharide deacetylase family protein: MLDTPMRLTTLLAIATVLVLIALLLDYLHILRRPWRPALALAIATILVGTYLTLNAVLPTSSFYGPVIYQGSQSDKVVALTFDDGPNPPYTLQLLDILAKYDVKATFFFIGQNAENYPEAAKAIAQKGHLIGSHTYTHSDLLKLDEAQIAAEMAKSVEVIGNATGTRPKLLRPPHGFRDPLVLQLAKEQKLAIVQWSVMAEDWKKPGTEVIADRILGECFETPVYCGH